A genome region from Paludibacterium sp. B53371 includes the following:
- the lepB gene encoding signal peptidase I — protein sequence MSGNYFWVFVALAVIGLMLTLFGGKKQPGAKDFPPSVQWGALFVVIGIFGVLSEYISLTAVLLLFVVITGVVWALDKWLLAKKRQASQQEASLVVDYARGFFPVILVVFVLRSFLVEPFTIPSSSMRPGLVVGDFILVNKFIYGIRVPVLNNVLIPVGKVERGDVMVFNFPMNPKVNYIKRVIGLPGDTVEYRNKRLTINGQPVADVKDGTYDYLEQRVAMIHNDRFQEDLLGKKVEVLNIPDAPTLVPAQVMDFPDRDQCRYDDNGFVCKVPAGKYFMMGDNRDNSLDGRYWGFVDDRLVVGKAFFIWMNFSQPGRIGSRVN from the coding sequence GTGTCGGGTAACTATTTTTGGGTATTTGTCGCACTGGCCGTCATCGGCCTGATGCTGACCCTGTTCGGCGGCAAGAAGCAGCCGGGCGCCAAGGACTTTCCGCCTTCCGTGCAGTGGGGCGCGCTGTTTGTCGTCATCGGCATTTTCGGTGTGCTGTCCGAGTACATCAGCCTGACGGCCGTGCTGCTGCTGTTCGTGGTGATTACCGGTGTGGTCTGGGCGCTGGATAAATGGCTGCTGGCGAAAAAGCGTCAGGCCAGCCAGCAAGAGGCCTCCCTGGTGGTCGATTATGCCAGGGGCTTCTTTCCGGTCATTCTGGTGGTGTTCGTGCTGCGTTCCTTCCTGGTCGAGCCGTTCACCATTCCGTCCAGCTCCATGCGCCCCGGTCTGGTGGTCGGCGACTTTATCCTGGTCAACAAATTTATCTACGGCATTCGCGTGCCGGTGCTCAACAACGTGCTGATTCCGGTCGGCAAGGTCGAGCGCGGTGATGTCATGGTGTTCAACTTCCCGATGAACCCCAAGGTCAACTACATCAAGCGCGTCATCGGCCTGCCGGGCGATACCGTCGAATACCGCAACAAGCGCCTGACCATCAACGGTCAGCCGGTGGCGGACGTCAAGGACGGCACCTACGACTACCTGGAGCAGCGCGTGGCCATGATTCACAACGACCGCTTCCAGGAAGATCTGCTGGGCAAGAAGGTGGAAGTGCTGAACATTCCGGATGCACCGACGCTGGTGCCGGCGCAGGTGATGGATTTCCCCGATCGCGACCAGTGCCGCTACGACGACAACGGCTTTGTCTGCAAGGTGCCGGCCGGCAAGTACTTCATGATGGGCGACAACCGCGACAACAGTCTCGACGGTCGCTACTGGGGGTTTGTCGATGATCGTCTGGTGGTGGGCAAGGCCTTCTTCATCTGGATGAACTTCTCCCAGCCCGGACGTATCGGCAGCCGGGTCAACTAA
- the acpS gene encoding holo-ACP synthase, whose amino-acid sequence MIAGIGTDLVDISRMQGLIERHHDGVVRRILAPQELADWQASRDQARFLAKRFAAKEALAKALGTGVRAPVLLTAIHVEHDAAGKPQLAFAAELAEYLRQRGITAHHLSISDERTHALAFVVLECADAAPTRERTS is encoded by the coding sequence ATGATCGCGGGAATTGGCACCGACCTGGTCGACATCAGCCGTATGCAGGGGCTGATCGAACGTCATCACGACGGCGTGGTGCGGCGCATTCTGGCGCCGCAGGAGCTGGCAGACTGGCAGGCCAGCCGCGATCAGGCCCGTTTTCTTGCCAAGCGCTTCGCCGCCAAAGAGGCCCTGGCCAAGGCGCTGGGCACCGGCGTGCGCGCCCCGGTCCTGCTGACCGCCATCCATGTCGAACACGATGCCGCCGGCAAGCCACAGCTGGCCTTTGCCGCTGAACTGGCCGAGTACCTCCGCCAGCGCGGCATCACCGCCCACCATCTATCCATCAGTGACGAGCGCACCCACGCGCTTGCCTTTGTCGTGCTTGAGTGCGCCGATGCGGCGCCCACCCGTGAGAGGACATCATGA
- a CDS encoding glutaredoxin family protein encodes MTLTLYFREYCSLCHQMLAELAPWRAQYGFGLEVVDVDEDPQLTERFDELVPVLMDGETEICHYHLDTERLAAHLREIS; translated from the coding sequence ATGACGCTGACCCTGTACTTTCGCGAGTACTGCAGCCTGTGCCATCAGATGCTGGCTGAACTCGCGCCCTGGCGCGCGCAGTATGGCTTCGGGCTGGAGGTTGTCGATGTGGATGAGGATCCGCAGCTGACCGAACGCTTCGACGAGCTGGTGCCGGTATTGATGGATGGTGAGACGGAAATCTGTCATTACCACCTCGATACCGAGCGTCTGGCTGCACATCTGCGGGAAATCAGCTAA
- the era gene encoding GTPase Era — protein sequence MTEEIQYHCGFVAIVGRPNVGKSTLMNHLIGQKISITSKKAQTTRHRVTGIRTEADAQFVFVDTPGFQTHHRSALNDVLNQSVRDTLSDVDCVLFLVEAMRWTAADRELLPLLPKNTPVILVVNKLDKAKDKLALAQFIDTVQQDFAFAAVEAVSAKHGQRLAELLLQVRPYLPESVPLYPEDMVTDKSERFLAAEIVREKLFRYLGEELPYSMNVEVEMFEMDGNLRRIHVAVLVDRENQKSIVIGKGGEKLKKISTEARLDMETLFDGKVFLQVWVKVKTGWADDVRFLKEFGLD from the coding sequence ATGACTGAAGAAATCCAATACCACTGTGGCTTTGTCGCCATCGTGGGCCGCCCCAATGTCGGCAAGTCGACGCTGATGAACCATCTCATCGGCCAGAAGATCAGCATCACCTCGAAAAAGGCCCAGACCACGCGCCATCGCGTCACCGGCATCCGCACCGAGGCCGATGCCCAGTTTGTCTTTGTCGACACCCCGGGCTTCCAGACGCACCATCGCAGCGCCCTCAATGACGTGCTCAACCAGAGCGTGCGCGACACCCTGTCCGACGTCGATTGCGTGCTGTTCCTGGTGGAAGCCATGCGCTGGACTGCGGCAGACCGCGAATTGTTGCCGCTGCTGCCGAAAAACACCCCGGTGATCCTGGTGGTCAACAAGCTGGACAAGGCCAAGGACAAACTGGCGCTGGCACAATTCATCGACACTGTGCAGCAGGACTTTGCCTTTGCCGCCGTCGAGGCCGTCAGTGCCAAACATGGCCAGCGCCTGGCCGAACTGCTGCTGCAAGTCCGTCCCTATCTGCCCGAATCGGTGCCGCTGTATCCGGAAGACATGGTCACCGACAAGAGCGAACGCTTCCTGGCTGCGGAGATCGTGCGCGAAAAGCTGTTCCGCTATCTGGGCGAAGAGCTGCCTTACTCGATGAATGTCGAAGTCGAGATGTTCGAGATGGATGGCAATCTGCGCCGCATTCATGTGGCCGTGCTGGTCGACCGTGAAAACCAGAAGAGCATCGTCATCGGCAAGGGAGGCGAAAAGCTGAAAAAAATTTCCACCGAAGCGCGGCTGGATATGGAAACCCTGTTCGACGGCAAGGTGTTCCTGCAAGTCTGGGTCAAGGTCAAGACCGGCTGGGCCGACGACGTGCGCTTCCTCAAGGAATTCGGTCTCGACTAA
- a CDS encoding HD-GYP domain-containing protein yields the protein MTSGSTKTRQGKPPADLIEVGKELPFDVFANNGFLLMKKGYYVLTDEQKSKLETLGFTPRKAEEREEPAEVDFEIEDKRLQPGPFDEMAHLYLRTRALLRQAFKIRGFQQSVEGVAQSILRLSEEQPDAVIASILLAPFREYAPAHAVHTTALLALLTRRMALPANHRETLLCAALTMNISQVELQNELFSQQDALTPDQKHEIKAHPLMSSAILREVGVQDELWHTLVQTHHESWTGRGYPFALQKTEILPPAHILHLADIVCAKLTPRRYRSALLPATALGQIFQKKDAEFDEAFTTLLIKELGIYPPGSFVRLASNEIGVVTYRGAKPSTPQVAALRKADGPAYGEPLIRETRNPSYQVVEPCAASLSGVRPGYLGNLWKTG from the coding sequence ATGACTTCAGGTTCGACCAAGACTCGCCAAGGCAAACCGCCTGCTGACCTGATTGAGGTCGGCAAGGAGTTGCCGTTCGATGTATTCGCCAACAACGGCTTTCTGCTGATGAAGAAGGGCTATTACGTCCTGACCGATGAGCAGAAGTCCAAACTGGAAACGCTCGGCTTCACGCCGCGCAAGGCCGAAGAACGCGAAGAACCAGCCGAAGTCGATTTCGAGATCGAAGACAAGCGGCTGCAGCCCGGACCGTTTGACGAAATGGCGCACCTGTACCTGCGCACCCGCGCCTTGCTGCGCCAGGCCTTCAAGATTCGCGGCTTCCAGCAATCGGTCGAAGGCGTGGCCCAGAGCATTCTGCGCCTGAGTGAAGAGCAACCGGATGCCGTCATCGCCTCGATCCTGCTGGCCCCGTTCCGCGAATACGCCCCGGCGCACGCCGTGCACACCACGGCGCTGCTGGCACTGCTGACGCGGCGCATGGCCCTGCCGGCCAACCACCGCGAAACCCTGCTGTGCGCCGCGCTGACCATGAACATCTCCCAGGTCGAGCTGCAGAACGAACTGTTCTCGCAGCAAGACGCCCTGACGCCGGATCAAAAGCACGAGATCAAGGCGCATCCGCTGATGAGCTCGGCCATCCTGCGTGAAGTCGGCGTACAGGACGAGCTGTGGCACACCCTGGTACAGACCCATCACGAATCCTGGACCGGTCGCGGCTACCCCTTCGCGCTGCAAAAGACCGAGATCCTGCCGCCGGCCCACATCCTGCACCTGGCCGACATCGTCTGCGCCAAACTCACCCCGCGCCGCTACCGCTCGGCCCTGCTGCCGGCCACCGCGCTGGGTCAGATTTTCCAGAAGAAAGACGCCGAATTCGACGAGGCCTTCACCACCCTGCTGATCAAGGAACTGGGCATCTACCCGCCCGGCAGCTTCGTGCGCCTGGCCAGCAATGAAATCGGCGTGGTCACCTACCGCGGCGCCAAGCCCAGCACGCCGCAAGTGGCGGCGCTGCGCAAGGCCGACGGCCCGGCCTATGGCGAGCCGCTGATCCGCGAAACCCGTAATCCATCCTACCAGGTGGTCGAACCCTGCGCGGCCTCGCTCAGCGGCGTGCGCCCAGGCTATCTCGGCAATTTGTGGAAGACTGGCTGA
- the lepA gene encoding translation elongation factor 4, translating into MKHIRNFSIIAHIDHGKSTLADRFIQYCGGLDAREMSAQVLDSMDIEKERGITIKAQTAALHYKARDGQVYNLNLIDTPGHVDFSYEVSRSLSACEGALLVVDASQGVEAQTVANCYTAIDLGVEVVPVLNKIDLPSAEPERVSQEIEDIIGIEAIDAVRASAKSGIGIEDILETVVSKIPAPVGDPDAPLKALIIDSWFDNYVGVVMLVRVVDGTLRPKDKIKFMATGAEHLCEQVGVFTPKSVQRETLSAGQVGFIIAGIKELKSAKVGDTITHVSRQAEAALPGFKEVKPQVFAGLYPVESHDYDSLRDALEKLQLNDASLQFEPEVSQALGFGFRCGFLGLLHLEIVQERLEREFDMDLITTAPTVVYQVLMKDGELIEVENPSRLPELSKIEEIREPIITSTILVPQDYVGAVMTLCNQKRGVQRNMQYMGRQVMLTYDMPMNEVVMDFFDKLKSTSRGYASLDYEFKEFQTADLVKLDILVNSEKVDALSLIVHRSTSMYRGRELASKMRELIPRQMFDIAIQAAIGSHIIARETVKALRKNVLAKCYGGDITRKKKLLEKQKAGKKRMKQVGNVEIPQAAFLAILQVGDK; encoded by the coding sequence ATGAAACATATTCGCAATTTCTCGATTATCGCCCACATTGACCATGGCAAGTCCACGCTCGCCGACCGCTTTATCCAGTATTGTGGCGGGCTGGACGCGCGTGAAATGAGCGCGCAGGTGCTCGACTCGATGGATATCGAGAAAGAGCGCGGCATCACCATCAAGGCTCAGACGGCCGCCCTGCATTACAAGGCGCGCGACGGGCAGGTCTACAACCTGAACCTGATCGACACCCCGGGGCACGTTGACTTCTCCTACGAAGTGAGCCGCTCACTGTCCGCCTGCGAGGGGGCTCTGCTGGTGGTCGATGCCTCGCAGGGCGTCGAGGCCCAGACCGTGGCCAACTGCTACACCGCCATCGACCTGGGCGTCGAAGTCGTGCCGGTGCTGAACAAGATCGACCTGCCATCCGCCGAGCCGGAACGCGTCAGCCAGGAAATCGAGGACATCATCGGCATCGAGGCGATCGATGCGGTGCGCGCCTCTGCCAAGTCCGGCATCGGCATCGAAGACATTCTCGAAACCGTGGTCAGCAAGATTCCGGCCCCGGTAGGCGATCCCGATGCGCCGCTCAAGGCGCTGATCATCGATTCCTGGTTCGACAACTACGTCGGCGTCGTGATGCTGGTGCGCGTGGTCGATGGTACCCTGCGTCCGAAGGACAAGATCAAGTTCATGGCCACCGGTGCCGAGCACCTGTGCGAACAGGTCGGTGTCTTCACGCCGAAGTCGGTGCAGCGCGAGACGCTGTCGGCCGGCCAGGTGGGCTTCATCATCGCCGGCATCAAGGAACTCAAGTCGGCCAAGGTCGGCGATACCATCACGCATGTCTCGCGCCAGGCCGAAGCGGCCCTGCCGGGCTTCAAGGAAGTCAAGCCGCAGGTGTTTGCCGGTCTCTATCCGGTGGAAAGCCACGACTACGACTCGCTGCGCGATGCGCTGGAAAAACTGCAACTCAACGATGCCTCGCTGCAGTTCGAGCCGGAAGTGTCGCAGGCACTGGGCTTCGGCTTCCGCTGCGGCTTCCTCGGGCTGCTGCACCTGGAAATCGTGCAGGAACGTCTGGAGCGCGAATTCGACATGGATCTGATCACCACGGCACCGACCGTGGTCTATCAGGTGCTGATGAAGGATGGTGAGCTGATCGAGGTGGAAAACCCCTCGCGCCTGCCGGAATTGTCGAAAATTGAAGAAATTCGCGAGCCCATCATTACTTCCACCATCCTGGTGCCGCAAGATTATGTCGGCGCGGTGATGACGCTCTGCAACCAGAAGCGTGGCGTGCAGCGCAATATGCAATACATGGGTCGTCAGGTGATGCTCACCTACGACATGCCGATGAACGAAGTGGTGATGGACTTCTTTGACAAGCTCAAGTCGACCAGCCGTGGCTACGCCTCGCTCGATTATGAATTCAAGGAATTCCAGACCGCCGATCTGGTCAAGCTGGATATCCTGGTCAACAGCGAGAAGGTGGATGCCCTGTCGCTGATCGTGCATCGCTCGACCTCGATGTATCGTGGCCGCGAACTGGCGTCGAAGATGCGCGAGCTGATTCCGCGCCAGATGTTCGACATTGCCATCCAGGCCGCCATCGGCAGTCACATCATTGCCCGTGAAACCGTCAAGGCCCTGCGCAAGAACGTGCTGGCCAAGTGTTATGGCGGCGACATCACCCGCAAGAAAAAGCTGCTGGAAAAGCAAAAGGCCGGCAAGAAGCGCATGAAGCAGGTCGGCAACGTGGAAATTCCGCAGGCAGCATTCCTTGCCATCCTTCAAGTAGGGGACAAATAA
- the rnc gene encoding ribonuclease III, producing MVTSPESRFRRLSEALQYVFRQPALLRQALTHRSFGSPNNERFEFIGDSILNYTVARMLYDHFPAQTEGELSRLRANLVNQNTLAEIAHELKLGEYLYLGEGELKSGGFNRPSILADALEATFAAVSFDADFAAAEQVVRGLYAERIRSIDPTKHAKDAKTRLQEALQAQKLALPKYRILEQNGEAHEQWFRVVCDLGELAIESTGEGGSRRAAEQQAAEVALDLLAQHIAKGKKTR from the coding sequence ATGGTGACGTCCCCAGAATCCCGTTTCCGCCGCCTCAGCGAGGCGCTCCAATATGTGTTCCGCCAGCCGGCCCTGCTGCGACAGGCATTGACCCACCGCAGCTTCGGCTCGCCCAATAACGAGCGTTTCGAATTCATCGGCGACAGTATCCTCAACTACACCGTGGCGCGCATGCTGTATGACCATTTTCCGGCGCAGACCGAGGGCGAGCTGTCGCGCCTGCGCGCCAACCTGGTCAACCAGAACACCCTGGCCGAAATCGCTCATGAGCTGAAGCTGGGCGAGTATCTGTACCTTGGCGAAGGTGAGTTGAAGAGCGGCGGGTTCAACCGGCCGTCCATCCTGGCGGATGCGCTGGAGGCCACCTTTGCCGCCGTCAGCTTCGATGCCGACTTTGCGGCCGCCGAGCAGGTGGTACGCGGGCTGTACGCCGAGCGCATTCGCAGCATCGACCCGACCAAGCATGCCAAGGACGCCAAGACGCGCCTGCAGGAAGCTTTGCAGGCACAGAAGCTGGCCTTGCCGAAATACCGTATTCTCGAACAGAACGGCGAGGCCCACGAACAGTGGTTCCGCGTGGTCTGCGATCTGGGCGAGCTAGCCATAGAATCCACCGGCGAGGGCGGCAGCCGCCGCGCCGCCGAACAGCAGGCCGCCGAAGTGGCGCTCGACCTGCTGGCCCAGCACATTGCCAAAGGCAAGAAAACCCGATGA
- the recO gene encoding DNA repair protein RecO encodes MAASQPGKIDRQPAYILHARPYRETSLLLEVLTPDHGRLGLVARGARRPRAELRGLLLPFQPLTLSWFGKNEVRTLHSADWQGGVRQLSGLPLICGFYLNELLMHLLVREDPHGETWRIYDRAVRGLAAGENPGALLRRFELALIGCLGYAPLLTEDEEGAAVQPDRLYVCSPGQAPALDRGFEPRHHQAMVSGATLLAMAADDFSAELTRREARGLLRLMLEELMGPEARLTTRELLQSLTLPAEQEPEPS; translated from the coding sequence ATGGCTGCCTCGCAACCCGGCAAAATCGACCGCCAGCCGGCCTATATCCTGCATGCGCGGCCCTATCGCGAAACCAGCCTGCTGCTGGAGGTCCTGACGCCGGATCACGGCCGTCTGGGTCTGGTGGCGCGCGGTGCGCGCCGCCCGCGCGCCGAATTGCGGGGGCTGCTGCTGCCGTTTCAGCCGCTGACCCTGTCCTGGTTCGGCAAGAATGAAGTGCGCACCCTGCACAGTGCCGACTGGCAGGGCGGGGTACGACAGCTGTCAGGCCTGCCGCTGATCTGCGGGTTTTACCTCAACGAGCTGCTGATGCACCTGCTGGTGCGGGAAGACCCGCATGGCGAGACCTGGCGCATCTATGACCGCGCCGTGCGTGGCCTGGCGGCAGGAGAAAACCCCGGCGCCCTGCTGCGCCGCTTTGAACTGGCCCTCATCGGCTGCCTTGGCTATGCCCCCTTGCTGACCGAAGATGAAGAGGGGGCCGCGGTTCAGCCGGATCGTCTGTATGTGTGCAGCCCTGGCCAGGCACCGGCGCTGGATCGCGGGTTTGAGCCCCGCCACCACCAGGCCATGGTCTCCGGCGCCACCTTGCTCGCCATGGCAGCGGATGACTTCTCTGCCGAACTGACCCGGCGCGAAGCGCGCGGCCTGCTGCGCCTGATGCTGGAAGAGCTGATGGGGCCGGAGGCGCGCCTCACCACCAGAGAGCTGCTGCAGTCCCTGACGCTGCCAGCCGAACAGGAGCCTGAGCCATCATGA
- the nagZ gene encoding beta-N-acetylhexosaminidase, with amino-acid sequence MTPALNLPRGPLTVGIAGLTLTEEERQTLRQPMVGAVILFRRNFSDVAQLRALTAEIRALRSPALLIAVDHEGGRVQRFLPGFTRLPPMRRLGELWQQDPGKARQLAETVGYVLAAELRACDIDLSFTPVLDLDWSRCAVIGDRAFAADPDVVSELALALQRGLARGGMNSCGKHFPGHGWVEGDSHHVIPHDERSLAQIRQDDLVPFARMTVAGMGSVMPAHVVYPAVDSQPAGFSRIWLQDILRGELQFDGVIFSDDLCMEGAAGVGGIVERARAAFDAGCDMALVCNRPDLAAQLMAELPMPQIAGLAERLARMEGRGAAEDWRALIATPDFADCQRQVAALVPSETTLKGPAVGEAH; translated from the coding sequence ATGACCCCAGCCCTCAACCTGCCACGCGGCCCCCTGACCGTCGGCATCGCCGGCCTGACCCTGACTGAGGAAGAGCGCCAGACCCTGCGCCAGCCGATGGTCGGTGCCGTGATCCTGTTCCGGCGCAACTTCAGTGATGTGGCCCAGTTGCGTGCCCTGACCGCCGAAATCCGCGCACTGCGCTCCCCCGCGCTGCTGATCGCCGTCGACCACGAAGGCGGCCGCGTCCAGCGCTTTCTGCCGGGCTTTACCCGCCTGCCGCCGATGCGCCGTCTGGGCGAGCTGTGGCAGCAAGACCCGGGCAAGGCGCGCCAGTTGGCGGAAACCGTCGGCTATGTGCTGGCCGCCGAGCTGCGCGCCTGCGATATCGACCTGTCATTCACCCCGGTGCTTGACCTTGACTGGTCGCGCTGTGCGGTCATCGGTGACCGCGCCTTCGCCGCAGACCCGGATGTGGTCAGCGAACTGGCCCTGGCCCTGCAACGCGGCCTGGCGCGCGGTGGCATGAACAGCTGTGGCAAACATTTCCCCGGCCACGGCTGGGTCGAGGGCGACTCGCACCATGTCATCCCGCACGACGAACGCAGCCTGGCCCAGATCCGTCAGGATGATCTGGTGCCCTTTGCCCGCATGACGGTCGCCGGCATGGGCTCGGTGATGCCGGCTCATGTGGTCTATCCGGCGGTGGATAGTCAGCCGGCCGGCTTCTCTCGCATCTGGCTGCAGGACATCCTGCGTGGTGAGCTGCAGTTCGACGGGGTGATTTTCTCCGACGACCTGTGCATGGAAGGGGCGGCCGGTGTCGGCGGCATCGTCGAACGCGCCCGTGCCGCATTTGATGCCGGCTGCGACATGGCGCTGGTCTGCAACCGTCCGGATCTGGCGGCTCAGCTGATGGCCGAATTGCCGATGCCGCAGATTGCCGGCCTGGCCGAGCGGCTGGCTCGCATGGAGGGTCGTGGCGCCGCCGAAGACTGGCGTGCGTTGATCGCCACGCCGGACTTTGCGGATTGCCAGCGTCAGGTTGCCGCCCTGGTCCCGTCCGAAACCACTCTCAAGGGTCCGGCCGTCGGCGAAGCCCACTGA
- a CDS encoding S8 family serine peptidase, translating into MFSKRLFFPLFGACLLAPQISAQPQRSSPLYDHATQWYLDEPLSGINIGPAWQITQGSPRVIVAVIDTGILFDHPLLKGRILPGYDMVSQDPMPCPPDRVAHQYGCPFIYAGDGDGRDSDASDPGDAYSVALLRAYGEPETKVSDSSWHGTSVASIIAAQGHASWGLSGISRHGRILPVRVGGRGYNRQDLVDSIRWAAGLPVAGVPHNRFPAQVLNMSLSAEEEDVGKVCPADIQQAIDEALQRGSARAIVVSAGNDGKLDGARAPANCRGVITVTAVTRNGQLADYANYGRAITLAAPASALDDQDGGYSDYPVASHCALQHPVSDALHCPDPAAPGAPWVMKPGAGTSYSAPIVSGTIALMLAANPSLTSGGIRQILQRTARPYAPSSFCYHSTDLCGSGVLDAGHAVLQAALLPGGVREASGQRPGIPGRR; encoded by the coding sequence ATGTTCTCGAAACGGCTTTTTTTCCCATTGTTCGGCGCCTGCCTGCTGGCGCCGCAGATTTCAGCTCAGCCGCAGCGCAGCAGTCCACTGTATGACCACGCCACCCAGTGGTATCTGGATGAGCCGCTCAGCGGCATCAATATCGGACCGGCCTGGCAGATTACCCAGGGATCACCGCGCGTGATCGTCGCCGTCATTGACACCGGTATCTTGTTTGACCACCCCCTGCTCAAGGGGCGCATCCTGCCCGGCTACGACATGGTGTCTCAGGATCCGATGCCCTGCCCCCCCGACCGGGTCGCACATCAGTATGGCTGCCCATTCATTTATGCCGGTGATGGCGATGGCCGCGACAGCGATGCCAGCGACCCCGGTGATGCCTATTCGGTAGCGCTGCTCCGTGCCTATGGGGAGCCGGAAACCAAGGTGTCCGACAGCAGCTGGCATGGCACGAGCGTGGCCAGCATCATTGCGGCACAGGGACATGCCAGCTGGGGACTGAGCGGGATTAGCCGTCACGGCCGCATTTTGCCGGTACGGGTCGGGGGGCGGGGCTACAACCGACAGGATCTGGTGGACAGCATTCGCTGGGCAGCTGGCTTGCCGGTCGCCGGGGTACCGCACAATCGCTTTCCGGCACAGGTGTTGAACATGAGTTTGAGTGCAGAGGAAGAGGATGTTGGCAAGGTTTGCCCGGCTGATATCCAGCAAGCCATCGACGAAGCGCTGCAGCGGGGTTCGGCCCGCGCCATTGTGGTCAGCGCCGGCAACGACGGCAAGCTGGATGGTGCGCGGGCACCGGCCAATTGCCGCGGCGTCATCACGGTGACCGCCGTGACCCGAAACGGTCAACTGGCCGATTATGCCAATTACGGGCGGGCGATCACGCTGGCAGCGCCGGCCAGCGCGCTGGATGATCAGGATGGCGGCTACAGCGACTATCCGGTCGCCAGCCACTGCGCCCTGCAACACCCGGTCAGCGACGCCCTGCACTGCCCGGATCCCGCCGCCCCTGGGGCGCCCTGGGTCATGAAGCCGGGTGCCGGCACCAGCTACTCGGCCCCGATCGTGTCAGGCACCATCGCGCTGATGCTGGCGGCCAATCCCTCGCTGACATCCGGCGGCATCAGGCAGATCCTGCAGCGTACAGCACGCCCTTATGCACCGTCTTCCTTTTGTTACCACAGCACGGATCTGTGCGGCAGCGGTGTACTGGATGCCGGCCATGCCGTACTGCAGGCCGCCTTGCTGCCCGGCGGTGTGCGCGAGGCCAGCGGACAGCGCCCCGGCATCCCGGGACGCCGCTGA